A genomic region of Macaca thibetana thibetana isolate TM-01 chromosome 14, ASM2454274v1, whole genome shotgun sequence contains the following coding sequences:
- the PDE2A gene encoding cGMP-dependent 3',5'-cyclic phosphodiesterase isoform X3, which translates to MRRQPAASLDPLAKEPGPPGNRDDRLEDALLSLGSVIDISGLQRAVKEALSAVLPRVETVYTYLLDGESRLVCEDPPHELPQEGKVWEAIISQKRLGCNGLGLSDLPGKPLARLVAPLAPHTQVLVIPLVDKEAGAVAAVILVHCGQLSDNEEWSLQAVEKHTLVALRRVQALQQRRPSEAPRAVQNPPEGAVEDQKGGAAYTDRDRKILQLCGELYDLDASSLQLKVLQYLQQETRASRCCLLLVSEDSLQLSCKVMGDKVLGEEISFPLTGCLGQVVEDKKSIQLKDLTSEDVQQLQSMLGCELQAMLCVPVISRATDQVVALACAFNKLEGDLFTDQDEHVIQHCFHYTSTVLTSTLAFQKEQKLKCECQALLQVAKNLFTHLDDVSVLLQEIITEARNLSNAEICSVFLLDQNELVAKVFDGGVVDDESYEIRIPADQGIAGHVATTGQILNIPDAYAHPLFYRGVDDSTGFRTRNILCFPIKNENQEVIGVAELVNKINGPWFSKFDEDLATAFSIYCGISIAHSLLYKKVNEAQYRSHLANEMMMYHMKVSDDESTKLLHDGIQPVAAIDSNFASFTYTPRSLPEDDTSMAILSMLQDMNFINNYKIDCPTLARFCLMVKKGYRDPPYHNWMHAFSVSHFCYLLYKNLELTNYLEDIEIFALFISCMCHDLDHRGTNNSFQVASKSVLAALYSSEGSVMERHHFAQAIAILNTHGCNIFDHFSRKDYQRMLDLMRDIILATDLAHHLRIFKDLQKMAEVGYDRNNKQHHRLLLCLLMTSCDLSDQTKGWKTTRKIAELIYKEFFSQGDLEKAMGNRPMEMMDREKAYIPELQISFMEHIAMPIYKLLQDLFPEAAELYERVASNREHWTKVSHKFTIRGLPSNNSLDFLDEEYEVPDLDGTGAPINGCCSLDAE; encoded by the exons GGAGGCTATCATCTCCCAGAAGCGGCTGGGCTGCAATGGGCTGGGCCTCTCAGACCTGCCAGGGAAgcccttggccaggctggtggctcCACTGGCTCCTCATACCCAAG TGCTGGTCATACCGCTAGTGGACAAGGAGGCCGGGGCCGTGGCAGCTGTCATCTTG GTGCACTGTGGCCAGCTGAGTGACAATGAGGAATGGAGCCTGCAGGCAGTGGAGAAGCAT ACTTTGGTGGCCCTGAGGAGGGTGCAGGCCCTGCAGCAGCGCCGGCCCAGCGAGGCTCCCCGAGCCGTCCAGAACCCCCCGGAGGGGGCGGTGGAAGACCAGAAGGGCGGGGCAGCGTACACCGACCGCGACCGAAAGATCCTGCAACTGTGCG GGGAACTCTACGACCTGGATGCCTCTTCCCTGCAGCTCAAAGTGCTCCAATAC CTGCAGCAGGAGACCCGGGCATCCCGCTGCTGCCTCCTGCTGGTGTCGGAGGACAGTCTCCAGCTTTCTTGCAAG GTCATGGGAGACAAAGTGCTCGGGGAAGAGATCAGCTTTCCC TTGACAGGATGCCTGGGCCAGGTGGTGGAAGACAAGAAGTCCATCCAGCTGAAGGACCTCACCTCT GAGGATGTGCAACAGCTGCAGAGCATGTTGGGCTGTGAGCTGCAGGCCATGCTCTGTGTCCCTGTCATCAGCCGGGCCACTGACCAGGTGGTGGCCTTGGCCTGCGCCTTCAACAAGCTAGAAGGAGACTT GTTCACCGACCAGGACGAACATGTTATCCAGCACTGCTTCCACTACACCAGCACCGTGCTCACCAGCACCCTGGCCTTCCAGAAGGAACAGAAACTCAAGTGTGAGTGCCAG GCTCTTCTCCAAGTGGCAAAGAACCTCTTCACCCACCTGG ATGACGTCTCTGTCCTGCTCCAGGAGATCATCACAGAGGCCAGAAACCTCAGCAACGCAGAGAT CTGCTCTGTGTTCCTGCTGGATCAGAATGAACTGGTGGCCAAGGTGTTCGATGGGGGTGTGGTGGATGATGAG AGCTACGAGATCCGCATCCCGGCCGATCAGGGCATCGCGGGACACGTGGCGACCACCGGCCAGATCCTGAACATCCCGGACGCATATGCCCATCCGCTTTTCTACCGCGGCGTAGACGACAGCACCGGCTTCCGCACGCGCAACATCCTCTGCTTCCCCATCAAGAACGAGAACCAGG aggTCATCGGTGTGGCTGAGCTGGTGAACAAGATCAATGGGCCGTGGTTCAGCAAGTTCGACGAGGACCTGGCGACGGCCTTCTCCATCTACTGTGGCATCAGCATCGCCCAT TCTCTCCTATACAAAAAAGTGAATGAGGCTCAGTATCGCAGCCACCTGGCCAATGAGATGATGATGTACCACATGAAG GTGTCCGATGATGAGTctaccaaacttctccatgatGGAATCCAGCCTGTGGCTGCCATTGACTCCAATTTTGCAAGTTTCACCTACACCCCTCGTTCCCTGCCCGAGGATGACACGTCCATG GCCATCCTGAGCATGCTGCAGGACATGAATTTCATCAACAACTACAAAATTGACTGCCCGACCCTGGCCCG gttCTGTTTGATGGTGAAGAAGGGCTACCGAGATCCCCCCTATCACAACTGGATGCATGCCTTTTCTGTCTCCCACTTCTGCTACCTGCTCTACAAGAACCTGGAGCTCACCAACTACCTCGA GGACATCGAGatctttgccttgtttatttccTGCATGTGTCATGACCTGGACCACAGAGGCACAAACAACTCTTTCCAGGTGGCCTCG AAATCTGTGCTGGCTGCGCTCTACAGCTCCGAGGGCTCCGTCATGGAG AGGCACCACTTTGCTCAGGCCATCGCCATCCTCAACACCCACGGCTGCAACATCTTTGATCATTTCTCCCGGAAG GACTATCAGCGCATGCTGGATCTGATGCGGGACATCATCTTGGCCACGGACCTGGCCCACCATCTCCGCATCTTCAAGGATCTCCAGAAGATGGCTGAGG TGGGCTACGACCGAAACAACAAGCAGCATCACAgactcctcctctgcctcctcatgACCTCCTGTGACCTCTCTGACCAGACCAAGGGCTGGAAGACCACGAGAAAGATCGCG GAGCTGATCTACAAAGAATTCTTCTCCCAGGGAGACCTG GAAAAGGCCATGGGCAACAGGCCAATGGAGATGATGGACCGGGAGAAGGCCTATATCCCCGAGCTACAAATCAGCTTCATGGAGCACATTGCAATGCCCATCTACAA GCTGTTGCAGGACCTGTTCCCCGAAGCAGCAGAGCTGTACGAGCGTGTGGCCTCCAACCGTGAGCACTGGACCAAGGTGTCCCACAAGTTCACCATCCGCGGCCTCCCAAGTAACAACTCGCTGGACTTCCTGGATGAGGAGTATGAGGTGCCTGATCTGGATGGCACTGGGGCTCCCATCAATGGCTGCTGCAGCCTTGATGCTGAGTGA